Below is a genomic region from Ziziphus jujuba cultivar Dongzao chromosome 7, ASM3175591v1.
agCCGTGATCTCTACTGTAGGAAATCGTCCCTTTACCCAAAAGGAAACAAGAAACACGATGGGAATGGTTATATCTCCCTTTACTTAGTAATAGAGGAGACTAATGCTTATGCTTATGGTTGGAAGGTTCTAGTCAATTTTAAGATGTTTGTGTTTGATCCAATTCATCACAAGCACTTGActattcaaggtatattttgtcTTATCTATATCGAAtgctattatatttatatataatcaaattcatGTCAGATCGATTTTATAATACTCACCACCTATCAATTATAAGATTgtttcaaaacataaaaataaaaatgcatttatgatTCATTAAGTCCTATAAATTCATGTTCTTTAAATAGAATATTGTATATAACTAAATTCATATTAAGtcattagttaattttaaattttaaattttgaaataatttaaaaactaataaaaaaagatcCGATATCAACTGATGTGGATctaactttttatatatatgtatatatattatgatattaattattaatatgcatttcaattttaatttcaatttgtctATATGTAAATGTATAGATGCTGATGGAGCAGTGAGACATTTTGATAAGATAAACAAAGAATGGGGGATTCGACAGTTAATTTCTCTTAAAAGTTTCAATGACTCTTCAAATGGTAATGATTCCTGTGTGTTTGGGCAGAGGTTTTTGTCATAAGCCAAACTCACACATGGGATCCCTTTCCATGGTTTAGCAACCAAGGAATGGTACGTTACTTCTACTTGGAAGCTCCAGAACTTTTCTACGTTACATAAAACCTTTTCTGAGTCTCCAACTTTCTCTGTCGGGGAGAGGAACTGGTATGTACTtgtgagtaattttttttttctttttgcaaaaaagaaaattcctcTAAAGGATTCACTAAAACAACAGCTTTTATATGTTTACTGATATTGGTTTTAGGACCTTAAGTGTTTATTCAAAGGGATATTTAACTTGACAAATACTTATCAGTTTACTTGAATCTAGCTAGTTGATCGCGAATGTATTCAgtctaaaggaaaaaaaaattatgctaagtaCAAGCTACGATTAATGGACGTCAACTATGGTTTACACAAAGAAATATCAGGTGACCCcattgtaattaaatttatatattttctacctAGATGTCAATTTATACGAACTGTACATATGTTTTATAAAGTAGTTGCCACACCAAATAGctaatcaaaattattttaattacttgcagtgtaacatcccacatcggttgaaaaggggcacgaagcggtctttataaagctgtggatacctctcccttcaaaacgcattttgacaaaactttgagtccaggagagagagagagagtgaaccctggaccaaagaggacaatattttgatgcgggtggtactgggctgttacagtggtatcagagccggatccggatcggtgtgccagcgaggacactggACCCCAAGGAGgaaggattgtaacatcccacatcggttggaaaggggcacgaagcggtctttataagacTGTAGaagcgttttgacaaaaccttgaggccggaaggagagagggagtgaaccctggaccaaagaggacaatatcttgatgcgggtggtactgttCTATGTTGATAAATTCTGAGGTTACTCAAAGTTTTTGCGTTGAACTATCTGAATGGAgctccaaaaagataccttgcaAATGATATAGTAACAGTTGAAGTGGAAATCCCTCATGTGTCTGTGAGTAAGGAGgttaagaaaaacaaagaaaatagctAATATCACATCCTCATTAAAGAAACGAGGTTCGTTAtccttaattatttgttaaatagaGTAAACAATATATATCTTACTGGTTAATAAGGTGATAAACATGCAGTTAAAGGAGATAAGTAAATATTAATATCACATccttgaatttgaaatttaataatggATAATAGAAACACAGCATGTCGATTGGAACATTAATTTTTGGTAAAGCTATTTGATTGTTTTTGTgagatgaaaatgaaaatatattggGACAAAGGATTGGCATAATGAGCTCCATCTTGGCAATACCAGCAGGAATGTCTAGTTGCAAGAGGTATTTTCCCCCAGCTCACTACAAATTGATAGTAGAATCCTTTTCTTTCCAAGCTGAGGCGGGAGACAAGTTCGATTCTGGCTTGTTCGAGATAGGAGGACACAAACACTGGGTCATTTATACATTTATATTCActtaacaaaaacaaagcacATGCTCATTAGCCTAATGGTATTAACCATTAGGGTCCACTCCTACCGATAaacctttgttttattttattgtttattattatttttttttttaaagattgttAGTCTTAAGTGTATATGTGGCAGGAAACTGTCTCTTTATCAATGGAGAGGAATACAATAATTATTACATCTTCCTCTACTTAGTAATAGAATATACAGACACATATCCTCATGGTTGGGAGGTTCTGGTCAATTTTAAGTTATCCATTTAATACGAGACAAGCACCTTACAATTcaaggtatgtatatatatatatatatatatgtatattctttCATACTTTTTTGTTTGCTATTTTCATATTCAtgcaaatacaaatattaattaccAACAAATTTATGCAAAATTTGTGGATGCTGATGGGACAGTGAAGCAGCTTAATGAGATTAAGAAGGAATGGGGTTTCACAACTAATTTCTCATGAGACTTCCAATGATCCTTTGAACGGGTATCTTGTTGATGATTGCTGTGTGTTTCAGACAGAAGTTTATGTCATAAATCAGACTAACAAATGGGAATCCTTATCCATATGGTGAATGAActtactaattatatttttactaggAAACTGGAAAAGTTCTCTACATTGCAAAACTGCCATTATGAGTCTGAagaatttaaatgtttattcaaaaagaattttattcaaaaagaaTTTCATCCATAGATGATAAATAGTTATCATTATATATCTAGTTGATGAGGATGCCATTCCACCTAAGAAGTCAATTTCTGCTAAGTTCAAGCTACGGATACTGGATCAAATCCGGGATAAAGATAAACATAAAGAAGAATCAGGTTACCTtatgttataaatttttataaattttccctGTGCCTTTTCCATTCCACTCCACCTGTGAACTTTCTTTGGGCCCTTGTATTGCAACTAAATTAAACCGTCAGGCTGCTTTTATACGTTGTTATACTTATATCTCCCGTGATTTTGATTCCCACACACcgataaattttatcaaattatcagaaattaaatttatcaattttttattttattttttttataagcatgaattttgtattatttatttgatcatAAATGGAGGGAACAATATCTCAttggcattttatttatttatttatttattttaataaggtCATAAACATACAGTTAAAAGTGTTACCTGAGTACAGtacttttttgtgttttttggaaCTACAACTACTTAtatcatatatttaaatttgaaattatagCTATGGATGAGAGAAACATGGAAAATCAATGATAAatttaaagataataataataaaaaaaaatatgatgtgtCTAAAGAATAGATTAATAAGGAGAAACATTCGATATACGACATtgtcataaatttaaaattctagtgattataatattgaaaaattaaatggcgGCAAGTGGTAGTAATTGgtagaaatttgaatttgaattgagagagagagagagagagagagagagagagagagagagagagagattcgaGTCCAGTAACCCAGGGGCCCAATTGTTGTTCCAGTAGTCCAATAGCTTCTCTTCCAAGTCGCTCTGTCTTCTACACTCACAGGGGAACAAATTACAGTCAATCGTCGTCAGTACCTTTCGGTCAGCAACAATGGGAAACAAAGGTAGGTTTTCCCTCctccaatttcaaaatttatacataaaatttttcaagaTTTTTGGCTATGGAGGTTTgattatatgtatgaatgtattAGTTTTTCCAAGaataatttggaattttgtttaatttgaggAAGCTCCTCAATCTCAAGCTGCAAAAGGGATCTGTCACCAGCTGGCTACATGATGAAAATTCAGTCCTACTCCATGCTTACTGGCCAAGAATGAAGTTTGACTCTGGTTTGTTCGAGTACGGAGGGCATAAAtggtgaattttttatttatttatttttatttaagttgttgTTTGTGTATGCGCTggaaattgtttaaaataataataataataataataataatctgacTGCACtgtttcataaatttaatattgatgcTACATTTTGCGATAATCCAGGTGTTAGACCAAACAGAGGCTAACCAGCAAgtatagataataaaaacacaaaatcaCAGAACTAGATTATTAAAAGATGAAGAATTCAATTCTCTAAgtaatttcttcttttaaatAAGAGGGTTTGGGCTTTAAAAGATTAGTTTCTGCTTAGGCTTCTGGTCTGTAAAAACCTGAATCAGTTAGATGGTTAGCGAGCATGGCTTTAACTTTCATACTCATCTCTGTTGCTTTCTACATGCTTGTTGGCCTTGGTTGCAGTTTTATTCGCAAATTCAAACCGGTTGTCCTCTGATAGTGGTAGCCTCTCTATGTCCATTGTCAACACCTTCCCACCTTCTTGTATCTTCCTAACTTGCTCCTCCAAGAATGGCACTAAGCTCTGTTTTTCTAATCCAAACATTTCATCCTTTTTGGTCAGAAAACACAGCAAGTTTTCGAAATAAGATGAACCATTAGCATGGTATAAATATGGAATAGAGTGATTTATGATTAAAAAACATGTTCAGACACCAttcaaaaaaatgtaatttttcttcTTAGTTGGATAGTTATAGTGGTTAAAAGCATGTGTAGTTAGAACTATTTGCCTGAGTTGctctatgtattttttgatgCTGTGATAATACTTATagccaaaaaaaccaaaaattagtCCTGTAAAGTGACATAAAAACATTACAATCTGATATTAAAACATTTGGGGAATGAATACTCAAGTGAGGTCTATTAAACTAAAAccttttcaaaaacttttagaACTATTATTCCCTCTGTGCACCAAtgaatattttaagttttttctgtGTATGTGGCAGGCAATTTTACCTTTATCCAAAAGGAAAGGGAAATAGTAAATATAATGGCATTaatgacaaataaatttctttaaatatgtTGATACGAGTGCCACAGTAAATCGTTTCTCTGAGATGGAGAAGGAATGGGGTATTTCAGAATTGGTTTCTCTCGAAACCTTTCAATGATTGTAGGCATGGGTATCTTCTCATGATTGCTGCGTGTTTGGGGCTGAAGTTTGTGTTATAAACTGGCGTCAGAAATTGGAATCCCTTTCCATAGTTAAGcctgttaattatattttcactTGGAAGCGTGAAAAGTTATCTACATTACAAAACCACGTTCATGAatctaaatttttacttttggaGAGAGGAATTGGTATGTACCATGCAATATATCTTTTATGGTCTTTTTTTACCAAACTATGTTTCTGTAAACTGTATGTTACTAAACTACTGTTTTTCGACTTCGTTTTATAATGGTTGTAGGACTTCAAAGGTTTACCCGAAAGAGGAATCTGGAGATGgtttatggttatttgttttcttacttttttttttttttatgaagggCAAGGCATTGCACCAACTTTAACTAATTTCAAGCTACAAATACtggacaataaaaaaaaaggatgaaaatTCCGGTGACTTTTATAAAttcatgcatacatacatatatctaCATATTTTGCCATATGCTTTCTCATTTCCACTCTAATGCATGTGTGAACATTCATCTTGGGTAacgaaaatatttattatttcaatattggAAAGTGATAATTCGCACCTTTCAATTATTTTACTTGCAGGTGAGAGTTGGTTCAGTGCTGGTGGTCTTGATTGGGGTTTGCAAAGTTTATGGAGCTGAAGGATTTGAAGAGTTTATTGTTAATGATGCTTCAGAAGTTCAATTCCTTACCCTCTCTCCTATGAAGGTTCGCCATATCTTTATATGgacatgctatatatatatatatatttggatcatGTGGGTGACAtcatattttatggatttgtttttgtatgaACAATATGTTAAGTTTAAGAATGCACTAAATGATTTTAATTGCTTCTACTTATATCTGTTACATTCTTGTCAGTATGTGAATATTCAAGATGATAGAATATCACTTACGTGAAGGAAACGTGTTTTTGACATGAAAAAATAcatccaaaacaaaatttttaatctaGCTAGCACCATTACTGTTATGTATAGGGTGACTAGCAGGTGAGAAAATTGATAacatatatttcattgttttgaCCAGGATCAATGCGCTGTGGTTGCTGCGAATTATCAATGGACCATGGTGAGACAGAGATCGGTGGATGCTCTAATGTTTCTTGGTGGCTGGTTGGGGAGTTCTGTGCGTGTCATGGGTGAGTTTGCATGTCAAGTGGAAAAGTTTGTTCATAGAATGGCACAATTCGAGCAAGCAGCGGAGCAGATCGACATCGGAATGCAAGAGATCGCAGAGGGAGTGCAAATGCTTAAAGATTGCACCAACCCTGAGTGCAAATGTTGTCAGAAAAGGCTTGCAGACGAAAGCTTGTGGGAAATCAGGTTGTGGGAATATTTGTCGGACAGGGCTTGCAGGATGAAACTGTTTATGCTTGCATTCGCAAGGTTGTGGGAAAGGATGTGGCATACATGTCAGCATAGATGTTATAGATGTCTCACATTCTTGAGATGTAGTACACAAAACTTTTACAAACTCAAGGCATTGTTATTGCCGCTGGTAAATAAGGATTACTAAGGGAGGTGTATTCGATTAGGAATTTAATAGATttcaaaagattttaaaagtccaaaggtattcaattaagatttttatggaatccattaaaatattagGGTATTCAATTCAGAATTTTATAGAATCTATATAAATCTGATGTTATTCAATTATGACTTTTTAAAAGTCCATAAAAATCtattggtattcaaaaagtcattaacTTAGAAGGATTTtacaaattgatggatttgattgGATGTTGAGACATTAGGTATAAATACTCAAGCCTTTCACAAATCCACTCTCCACCCGAAAGATTTCATCAGATTGTAAAACACAAAACATTGAGTGAGATCCTGCTTTGAGATAGAACAAAGAACAGACGGACAAACCCAACTTGCTGGATGAACAGTTGAACAAAACTAGCGAACTGACGGTAACCAAAACAATGATCTTTCCTGTGGGTTCTCTCCTCGTGCTTCCTTGGTTGATCTGATTTTTTGGGTATGATTCAATTTTTCTGCTTTTTTCGCATTATCCTTCAATGTTGTGAAAGTTTTGAATTTCAAGTGAGAAgttttgagttaaaaaaaaaaaaaaaaagagagtgagaAAATTTCTAAGGAACGTATCTGTTAATGTATCTGTTATCTGCTATCTGCTATTGTAAATGTATTCATATATGTTGTATATATGTTTAGCCCTAGTGTATGTCAGAAGCTAGCCTCACAATTTtccatcaattaataaatttatatagctttgaaaaaaaaaaaaaaaagagttggtAGATTAGGCACAATGAGTGTTGCACGTCAAAAGTTAGCCACACAATTTtctatcaattaataaatttatattataatatatatatatatatatatagtttcttgTACTTAATTAAACACACTTCCTTAAGAATTTGTGCTTTGGTTACTGTTTCCACCATGAGTGACTGATTTGGTATtccatcattattattgttatatatatatacttcttgTACTAATTTAACACACTTCTCCAAAAAGTTGTGTTTTGGTTTCTGTTTCACTGTGAATGGCTGACCATGTTTAGTGttccatcattattattatttgttacgaAAATATTACTGCCTACTTGcactcaaaaatatatatattatgctatAGTACTACAtgttcatgcatatatatatatatatatgattagaaaaaattagaaaaatacattattttatggttgtagTTAATAGTCTTTTAAAATGCATTATGAATCtaatatgatttattaaatatttttaatctgattttatattttgatgagttagaatgtgaatatttgatcttgtttattatatgtttaatttataatatatatatatataaatgtgattCAACTATTCATGGGCTTTATATTTAGATATTCATTGTTATAATGGGAGATTCACAATGAAAAGGTAAAACTGCATTTAACACATGGACCTCACAAGAGAGTAATATGTTGTTGGAACTGATGGTTGATGCTGCCAATCGTGGATGGCGTGATAATAATGGTGTATTTAGCAAACTAACTATGGAAAGTAAGATACTTCCTAAGCTAAATGAAgcacttggatgtaataaaaattatactcaATATCAGAGTCGCTTGAAATGGTTTAAAACGCGTTATCAAATATTTTCTCAACTCATGCGTTTCAACTCTGGTTTTGGATGGGATGCAGCCACACAAAGATTCACTGCCACAGATGAAATATGGGATAATTACTTTAAGGTGAggttataaattttcataagaatgtattttatattattatatcttatatatatctatatatatagatatatttttttttttgtatttttatatgttaacaaaatattatatctattttattttgttttattttttttacagtcTCATCCAAACCAGAAACATCTTCGAACATACACTTTTGCTGACTTTGAGGATTTAAAAATTACTGTTGGAAATGGAACTGCCATTGGAAAAAACTCTATTGGATTGGGACACGATACAGATGCAAGAATTTATGGACAAGATGAAAGTACACATGGTAGGATAGATGACTATGTATATGATGAGATTAACGAGGTATATGTTCCAACTCAACTCGATCCATCATGCCAAGCACCTTCACCCGGACATAATGAACCATCAATGTTAGAGTTCGATCCAAATTTAGAAGTTCCCATGGAAAATGTTGTTCAAAGAAAGCGAACTAGAAATGAATATGAAGGGAATACTCGTCCATTTGATCAGAATGCCACTCGAGTTGATCTTCTAGAAAAACTTTCTCATGGTTTGGACTCGATTGGAAAAATTGCCACTGAAATTCGGGGTATGTATAACCTAATGGAGAAAAGGGAAAAGGCAATTAgtgaaaaggagaaaaagaatgatatttggaatgCTATTAAGGAAACTCCAAATTTAGATAGCATTGGTCGCTATAAAGCACTTGCATTGATTCAGAAAATGGGAGTTAAAGATGCATTCTTGAAGATGTTACCTGAAGAGCGCTCAGAATGGATATCATTTAATATGGAATGAGtgttaaaacatatatttagctataactattttatgaaataggtttttagttttgatatatttttctctctagtttgtttaatgaattttttcatTTGCTTTATTGTTCAATTTgtattgaattgaatttttcattaaagagttttttttttctcttcctgatattattattttttatgacatttcatattttctaataatatttgatgTTATGTCTTAGATTAATAGAGAAAATGGAACGGGAagaattgagagagagagatacacaagaagatgaagaattttatgaaaccattaaattaatattgttggcAATTTAAGCAATACTTGAGGTATTAGATGCACTAATGATTAGCATATGTGATGAATATATCAAACGTCCACTGGCTTGATGACCAATCACTCCTAAAGGGTATAATTATATTCATAAAGTATTGAAAGAAGATCCTCAACATTTTCGGCAACTCTATAGGATGTATCCTAATGTGTTTTTGAAGttatgtaaaattattagagaaaaaatatatttacaagatACAAGATTCATTTGCATTGAAGAAATGCTTGCAACATTTTTACTTATTATAGGACAAAATTCTCACTATCGTATGACTCGTCAAACATTTAGTCTATTACATTTCACAATGAGCAAAAACTTCAACAAAGTTTTGAGGGCTTTGAACACAATAGCACCAAATATGATGGTTAAACCAAAATCTACAGTGCCAAGTAAAATAAGAGAACATACAAGATTTTACCCTTACTTCAAGGTAAGTAATGAATgttttacctatttatttttttagtaataataattattgtcattattgttatagttttgttattattagtgttgtaattattattcaGAACACCTTATGTTTTATGttagttataaaatttattatttcttttaggatTGTATTGGAGCTATTGATGGCACACATATACCAGCAACAGTAAAGGGTCGTGGTGTAAGTAGCTATCGTAATCGCCAtggaaaaatttcacaaaatgtaTTAGCAGCTTGTAACTTTGATTTGGAGTTCATATACGTGCTTAGTGGATGGGAGGGTTCGACTCATGATTCAAAATTGCTACATGATGCTTTATCAAGGAGGAATAGACTTAAAGTGCCACaaggtatatattttttttattatatatatttttcaatatgtactaatttttacaaaataatatttatgaattaatattaatatcttatatttttaggtAAATATTTTCTTGTGGATTGTGAATTTCCAAATCGTCGACAATTTTTAGCTCCATTTAGAAGGGTTCGATACCATTTGCAAGATTTTTCTAATCCAGGTCGTCATTCCGAAACTTCAGTTGAATTGTTCAATCTCC
It encodes:
- the LOC107422651 gene encoding uncharacterized protein LOC107422651 isoform X1 translates to MKIPVRVGSVLVVLIGVCKVYGAEGFEEFIVNDASEVQFLTLSPMKDQCAVVAANYQWTMVRQRSVDALMFLGGWLGSSVRVMGEFACQVEKFVHRMAQFEQAAEQIDIGMQEIAEGVQMLKDCTNPECKCCQKRLADESLWEIRLWEYLSDRACRMKLFMLAFARLWERMWHTCQHRCYRCLTFLRCSTQNFYKLKALLLPLVNKDY
- the LOC107422651 gene encoding uncharacterized protein LOC107422651 isoform X2, producing MVRVGSVLVVLIGVCKVYGAEGFEEFIVNDASEVQFLTLSPMKDQCAVVAANYQWTMVRQRSVDALMFLGGWLGSSVRVMGEFACQVEKFVHRMAQFEQAAEQIDIGMQEIAEGVQMLKDCTNPECKCCQKRLADESLWEIRLWEYLSDRACRMKLFMLAFARLWERMWHTCQHRCYRCLTFLRCSTQNFYKLKALLLPLVNKDY
- the LOC107416922 gene encoding uncharacterized protein At2g29880-like; translation: MVDAANRGWRDNNGVFSKLTMESKILPKLNEALGCNKNYTQYQSRLKWFKTRYQIFSQLMRFNSGFGWDAATQRFTATDEIWDNYFKSHPNQKHLRTYTFADFEDLKITVGNGTAIGKNSIGLGHDTDARIYGQDESTHGRIDDYVYDEINEVYVPTQLDPSCQAPSPGHNEPSMLEFDPNLEVPMENVVQRKRTRNEYEGNTRPFDQNATRVDLLEKLSHGLDSIGKIATEIRGMYNLMEKREKAISEKEKKNDIWNAIKETPNLDSIGRYKALALIQKMGVKDAFLKMLPEERSEWISFNME
- the LOC107422650 gene encoding uncharacterized protein LOC107422650; translated protein: MVKPKSTVPSKIREHTRFYPYFKDCIGAIDGTHIPATVKGRGVSSYRNRHGKISQNVLAACNFDLEFIYVLSGWEGSTHDSKLLHDALSRRNRLKVPQEPNDESPSLLLIQETEENNFEELFESQEQQRENANEWRTTMASNMWVDAQNARNESNEQ